In Vibrio hippocampi, the following are encoded in one genomic region:
- a CDS encoding helix-turn-helix domain-containing protein, protein MMRQSNQNIGYDVGRLITIEQISPQLLDQFAQCNDLVQVIHRLMDVMPTLNNYVVVWTEKIDDKWYLCHRGPYHPSLPGYDQAEWFRTFALVSLCRSYIDNAWDPASIYMSFSSHLAKGYAQPLNSTALYFGHAFGAIEIPLPNDFSAIHWVGNQNWLTDINALISTYAVLPWFNIEWLSHLIGSSSRSLQRKLAEQGQTFRCLRDEARCRVATRLLSENLSPSETAWRCGYNDLSNFNRAFKGWVGQTPAQYQRQASK, encoded by the coding sequence ATGATGAGGCAATCAAATCAAAATATTGGCTACGATGTTGGACGTTTGATTACAATAGAGCAGATTTCGCCGCAGCTTTTAGACCAGTTTGCACAGTGCAATGACTTGGTTCAGGTGATTCACCGTCTCATGGATGTTATGCCGACCTTGAACAATTATGTTGTCGTGTGGACCGAGAAAATTGATGACAAATGGTACTTATGCCATCGAGGACCTTACCATCCGTCTTTGCCAGGGTACGATCAAGCAGAATGGTTTCGTACCTTTGCGTTAGTGTCTTTGTGCCGCTCGTATATTGATAATGCATGGGATCCAGCTTCGATATACATGAGCTTTTCAAGTCACCTAGCAAAGGGCTATGCCCAGCCATTAAATTCCACAGCGCTATATTTTGGGCACGCTTTTGGTGCGATAGAGATCCCCTTACCCAATGACTTTTCTGCTATCCATTGGGTCGGCAATCAAAACTGGCTAACCGATATCAACGCTTTGATAAGCACTTATGCGGTATTGCCTTGGTTCAATATAGAATGGCTATCACACCTTATTGGCAGTTCGTCTCGCTCGTTGCAGCGCAAACTTGCCGAGCAGGGGCAAACCTTTCGCTGTTTAAGAGACGAGGCTCGCTGTCGGGTAGCAACGAGATTGCTTAGCGAAAATCTCTCCCCGTCTGAAACTGCATGGCGATGTGGCTACAATGACTTATCTAACTTCAACCGCGCTTTTAAAGGGTGGGTCGGGCAAACACCTGCCCAGTATCAAAGACAGGCGAGCAAATAG
- the sstT gene encoding serine/threonine transporter SstT, with product MQSTGLVARYANGNLVLQILAGIVLGVIVALASPSAAQSVSMLGSLFVGALKAVAPILVFILVAASIANQKKNQTTHMRPIVILYLIGTFSAALTAVALSFLFPTELTLVAGAEGRTPPQGIGEVLHTLMFQLVDNPIHAIMNANYIGILAWAIGLGLALHHASDTTKAVFEDLSHGVSQIVRFIIRLAPFGIFGLVANTFATTGFSALASYGQLLLVLLTAMAFIALVVNPLIVYVKIKQNPYPLVLQCLRESGVTAFFTRSSAANIPVNMALCEKLKLDEDTYSVSIPLGATINMAGAAITITVLTLAAVHTVGIEIDLLTALLLSIVAAVSACGASGVAGGSLLLIPLACGLFGISNDVAMQVVAVGFIIGVIQDSAETALNSSTDVVFTAAVCKAEQNKVS from the coding sequence ATGCAAAGCACAGGTCTAGTAGCCCGCTATGCCAATGGAAATCTTGTATTACAGATCCTCGCGGGTATCGTATTGGGGGTCATTGTTGCCCTCGCTTCTCCAAGCGCTGCACAGAGCGTCAGCATGTTGGGGAGTCTATTTGTCGGCGCGCTAAAAGCGGTAGCACCGATCTTGGTCTTTATTTTGGTCGCGGCTTCGATTGCTAACCAGAAAAAAAACCAAACCACGCATATGCGTCCTATCGTTATCCTCTATTTAATAGGGACTTTCTCTGCGGCATTGACTGCCGTCGCCCTTAGCTTCCTATTCCCAACCGAACTCACTTTGGTAGCTGGCGCAGAAGGTCGAACTCCACCACAAGGTATTGGCGAAGTATTGCATACGCTGATGTTCCAACTGGTGGATAACCCGATACACGCCATTATGAATGCGAACTATATTGGCATTTTGGCATGGGCAATTGGTCTTGGTCTTGCGCTTCACCACGCATCTGACACCACTAAAGCGGTATTTGAAGATTTGAGTCACGGCGTTTCACAGATCGTGCGTTTCATTATTCGTTTAGCTCCGTTTGGTATCTTTGGTCTGGTTGCCAACACATTTGCTACCACTGGCTTTTCGGCTCTTGCCAGCTATGGGCAGCTACTTCTCGTACTTCTGACCGCAATGGCATTTATCGCGTTAGTGGTTAACCCTCTGATTGTTTATGTCAAAATCAAACAGAATCCGTACCCACTGGTGCTGCAATGTCTACGCGAAAGTGGCGTAACGGCTTTCTTCACGCGTTCAAGTGCTGCCAACATCCCGGTGAATATGGCACTGTGTGAAAAGCTTAAGCTTGATGAAGACACTTACTCTGTCTCGATCCCATTAGGTGCCACCATTAACATGGCAGGTGCGGCGATCACGATTACGGTACTAACCTTAGCAGCGGTACACACAGTCGGTATCGAAATCGATCTCCTGACCGCACTACTGCTTAGCATCGTTGCAGCGGTATCGGCATGTGGCGCATCGGGTGTGGCAGGCGGTTCATTGCTGCTTATCCCACTGGCTTGTGGTCTATTTGGTATCTCCAATGACGTGGCAATGCAGGTTGTTGCGGTTGGCTTTATCATTGGTGTGATTCAAGATTCTGCCGAGACGGCGCTTAACAGTTCTACCGACGTAGTATTTACCGCGGCAGTCTGTAAGGCGGAGCAGAACAAGGTAAGCTAA
- a CDS encoding carboxylesterase family protein, with protein MKKVIILSALLVVLTGCNNDDKDTSIDSNFQATTTVTTEYGTIQGIDDLDGSVLSWLGVGYAKPPVGDLRWKAPQEPDEFHDVIETKQFRDVALQLAGSEVIGSEDSLYLNIWRPNSDEANLPVLLFVHGGGNVTGSAQEFIGNKLALQTNSVVISISYRLGALGWFRHPLLNSNSNSNNNSNELDQSGNFGLLDIIESLEWTNRNITYFGGDPENITLAGQSAGGTNVLAALISPLSQGLFEKLMVLSGGMTLSTVEQGNDRTIEAITKLVIENGEADSDEDALVWIEQHDDTLSYLKQQPAEKLPGLYNSASLSMDGTAYLFQDGVVVPETGYDVIESGDYNQVPVILGSDKHEYSMFALLSDPAVFTAFVTGTLFNSENSALLDSYLKASKYGSMVYSAYNAEKNARKLVSYDGQPPVYGFRFSWGEQPDVVKEPFNSLYFSARHGADMDFITGHFSEAVNASLGGALYFEENELGRENLSKAMMDYIGAFLHSGSPNNGNNPHWLSWGKQHEQLLNLDADLNQTVINMTSEVYSKDEVLSLMQSELSEDEMNNMIDIHFKNKNIWNLWE; from the coding sequence ATGAAAAAAGTCATTATTCTCTCTGCTTTATTGGTTGTGTTAACCGGATGCAATAACGATGATAAAGACACTTCGATAGACTCAAATTTTCAGGCTACAACAACCGTAACAACAGAATATGGAACGATACAAGGTATCGATGATTTAGACGGGAGCGTTCTTTCATGGCTTGGTGTGGGTTATGCCAAACCACCCGTGGGGGATTTAAGATGGAAGGCTCCACAAGAGCCGGATGAATTTCATGATGTGATAGAGACAAAACAGTTTCGTGATGTCGCATTACAACTTGCAGGCAGCGAGGTAATCGGTAGCGAAGACAGCTTATACCTTAATATTTGGCGACCAAATAGTGATGAAGCAAACCTCCCCGTCTTACTGTTTGTTCATGGTGGTGGTAACGTAACGGGTTCCGCGCAAGAATTTATAGGTAATAAATTAGCACTACAGACCAATAGTGTTGTTATCTCAATCAGTTATCGTCTAGGCGCGTTAGGTTGGTTTAGGCATCCTCTTTTAAATAGCAATAGTAATAGCAACAACAATAGTAATGAGCTTGATCAGTCCGGTAACTTTGGCTTACTGGATATTATAGAGTCGCTTGAATGGACCAATAGAAATATTACTTATTTTGGTGGCGATCCGGAAAATATCACATTAGCAGGTCAATCGGCAGGCGGGACGAATGTCTTAGCGGCTTTGATTTCTCCGTTGTCTCAAGGCTTGTTTGAAAAATTAATGGTGCTTTCTGGTGGCATGACCCTTTCTACCGTCGAGCAGGGTAATGATAGAACGATTGAAGCCATCACAAAGTTAGTGATAGAGAATGGTGAAGCAGATAGCGACGAAGACGCATTAGTCTGGATTGAGCAACATGATGATACCTTGAGCTATCTAAAACAGCAGCCAGCCGAAAAATTGCCTGGGTTATATAACAGTGCCTCTCTTTCGATGGATGGAACCGCTTACCTTTTCCAAGATGGCGTCGTTGTACCTGAAACGGGTTACGATGTCATTGAGTCTGGAGACTACAATCAGGTGCCCGTGATATTAGGAAGTGATAAGCATGAGTACTCAATGTTTGCTCTGCTCTCCGATCCTGCTGTTTTTACCGCTTTTGTCACCGGAACCTTGTTTAATAGCGAGAACAGCGCTCTATTGGATTCTTATCTGAAAGCGTCAAAATATGGCAGCATGGTTTATTCAGCCTACAATGCGGAAAAGAATGCCAGAAAGTTGGTCAGTTATGACGGTCAACCGCCTGTTTATGGTTTCAGGTTTAGCTGGGGAGAGCAGCCTGATGTTGTAAAAGAGCCATTTAACTCGCTGTATTTTAGCGCCAGACACGGAGCGGATATGGATTTCATCACAGGACACTTCTCTGAAGCGGTAAACGCTTCGCTGGGAGGAGCGCTCTATTTTGAAGAAAACGAACTGGGACGAGAAAACCTGTCAAAAGCGATGATGGATTATATCGGCGCATTTCTACATTCTGGTTCACCTAATAACGGCAATAACCCTCACTGGTTGAGTTGGGGAAAACAGCATGAACAGCTATTAAACTTGGACGCTGATCTGAACCAAACTGTCATTAATATGACTTCCGAGGTTTACAGCAAAGATGAAGTTCTATCGTTAATGCAAAGTGAGCTTTCAGAAGATGAAATGAATAATATGATCGATATTCATTTTAAAAATAAGAATATATGGAATCTATGGGAGTAA